One Echinicola strongylocentroti DNA window includes the following coding sequences:
- a CDS encoding cellulase family glycosylhydrolase has product MKIFKITVLLMCFAAQAFGQIEKGARDDNGRHVIPRGFVVNTNDAMGELFYTKDDYLRMVRMGANYQVIRLELGKVSGFTGCTVDSEYLQKLDTLVELGKEHGMKTVFKMTVYGVKGFSWEEFWENRNDEHLTYIDAWKNIWERYQDQVAVKGYDLVNEPRKESMDISYEDLTNDYLVPLYQKIIDEGQKFNADKLMYCQAIFMNKGDAVNHNQYAEITAAINRENVVFTPHIYQNKKEWIKPTMLRFEQEAALQKGPMLVGEWGFPTFQTTDSSAHEQRNYMDFYIHTVNMFDSLGVGSIKAWFSGNRKMQNFLPGGPSTWAIFSDPNGVGTVERKYITDIIARPYPQAIAGSIRSFGFDFATRTLAVKITSDNQKGPSHIFVGANRHYPDGFSVRLGDELTLIQNPLHNTGLEVVKNENNWEVDGFIWDEVQQQLIVLDWPLDHTDLELRIEPGVTR; this is encoded by the coding sequence ATGAAAATCTTTAAAATCACGGTACTTCTTATGTGTTTTGCCGCACAGGCATTTGGTCAGATCGAAAAAGGGGCAAGAGATGATAATGGGCGACATGTGATCCCGCGAGGCTTTGTGGTCAACACCAATGATGCAATGGGTGAATTGTTTTACACCAAAGACGATTATTTGAGAATGGTCCGGATGGGTGCAAATTATCAGGTGATCCGGCTGGAATTGGGGAAGGTGAGTGGTTTTACAGGCTGTACAGTGGATTCTGAATATTTACAAAAACTGGATACATTGGTGGAGCTGGGGAAAGAGCACGGTATGAAGACCGTGTTTAAAATGACGGTATATGGTGTGAAAGGCTTCAGTTGGGAAGAGTTTTGGGAAAACAGAAACGATGAACACTTGACCTATATTGATGCATGGAAAAATATTTGGGAACGTTACCAAGATCAAGTAGCAGTAAAAGGGTATGACCTTGTAAACGAGCCAAGGAAGGAATCGATGGATATTTCGTATGAGGATTTGACCAATGACTATTTGGTTCCGCTCTACCAGAAGATTATCGACGAAGGCCAAAAATTCAACGCAGATAAGTTGATGTACTGCCAAGCTATTTTTATGAACAAAGGTGATGCCGTCAACCATAATCAATATGCTGAGATCACCGCAGCCATAAACCGTGAGAATGTAGTGTTTACCCCGCATATCTACCAAAACAAGAAAGAATGGATAAAACCTACTATGCTAAGATTTGAGCAAGAAGCAGCACTGCAAAAGGGGCCCATGCTCGTAGGGGAGTGGGGCTTTCCTACTTTCCAAACCACAGATTCCTCCGCCCATGAGCAGAGGAATTATATGGATTTTTATATCCATACGGTAAATATGTTTGACAGTTTAGGAGTGGGGTCGATAAAGGCTTGGTTTTCAGGCAACCGTAAGATGCAAAATTTTCTTCCTGGAGGGCCATCTACTTGGGCGATATTCAGTGATCCCAATGGTGTGGGAACGGTGGAGCGGAAATATATCACGGATATCATAGCCAGGCCTTATCCCCAAGCGATCGCAGGAAGTATCCGGTCATTTGGCTTTGATTTCGCCACTAGGACGTTGGCGGTGAAGATTACTTCAGACAATCAGAAAGGCCCTTCCCATATCTTCGTCGGGGCAAACAGACATTACCCTGATGGGTTTTCTGTTAGACTAGGAGATGAATTGACCCTGATTCAAAACCCACTGCATAACACAGGACTTGAGGTGGTTAAAAACGAAAATAATTGGGAAGTTGATGGTTTTATCTGGGATGAGGTACAACAACAACTCATCGTGTTGGATTGGCCACTGGACCATACGGATTTGGAGCTGAGGATCGAGCCAGGTGTTACCCGTTGA
- the rhaM gene encoding L-rhamnose mutarotase — translation MIRKAFKMKVYPDQLEEYKRRHNPIWTELKDTLKNHGVSNYSIFYDKETNSLFGYAEVSSNKQWEEIANTPICRQWWDHMSELMETNADNSPVSIDLQEVFYMS, via the coding sequence ATGATACGGAAAGCATTTAAAATGAAGGTCTATCCTGATCAATTGGAAGAATACAAGCGCAGGCATAATCCGATCTGGACGGAGCTAAAAGACACATTGAAAAATCATGGGGTTAGCAACTACAGCATCTTTTATGACAAAGAAACCAACTCCTTGTTTGGGTACGCTGAGGTATCCTCTAATAAGCAGTGGGAGGAAATTGCCAATACACCGATATGCAGGCAATGGTGGGATCATATGAGCGAGCTTATGGAAACCAATGCTGACAACAGCCCCGTTTCAATAGATCTTCAGGAGGTCTTTTATATGTCATAG
- a CDS encoding bifunctional aldolase/short-chain dehydrogenase — protein MSTAERTFKHVNYLWDEQKAQELEGDEVALLIYRSNILGSDLRITNYGGGNTSCKTTEVDPLTKEETEVMWVKGSGGDIGTLKRSGLAGLYMEKLHSLKNVYRGLEFEDEMVGLFNHCIYDLDSKAPSIDTPLHAFLPFRHIDHLHPDAAIAIAASKDGEKITQELFEGQIAWVPWQRPGFDLALQLEKALNDNPGIRGIMLGGHGLFTWGDTAYECYINSLEIIDKASEYLEENYGKDRPVFGGQKLESLAPEQRKEQASIIAPVLRGLASGYNRMVGHFTDDERVLQFANSHDLEKLAPLGTSCPDHFLRTKIRPLVLDFPADIDLGNAEEIKEKLDRDFEEYRAYYKKYYEDHKRDNSPAMRDPNPVVIIWPGVGMFSYAKNKQTARVASEFYINAINVMRGAEAVSEYVALPLQEAFDIEYWLLEEAKLQRMPKEQPLSRKVALVTGGAGGIGKAIADKLAGEGACVFITDINQDRLDEAVGTYSKDVGGGAVMDVTKGDDIVKAYKEAALKFGGVDIIINCAGLAISKPIEQTSEKDWDLLQDILVKGQFAVSKAGVETLRAQNLGGDIINIASKNALVSGPNNVGYGTAKAAQVHMSRLLAAELGKDKIRVNVVNPDAVIEGSKIWEGEWAKGRAKAYGITVEELPAFYAKRTILNEIIGVDDIANGVFAFVGGHLSKCTGNILNVDGGVAAAFVR, from the coding sequence ATGAGCACAGCAGAACGTACTTTTAAGCATGTCAACTACCTCTGGGACGAGCAAAAAGCCCAAGAACTAGAAGGAGACGAGGTAGCCCTTTTGATCTACCGTTCCAATATCCTTGGATCGGATCTCCGCATCACCAATTACGGTGGGGGGAACACGAGTTGCAAGACCACGGAAGTCGATCCCTTGACCAAGGAAGAGACAGAGGTAATGTGGGTAAAGGGCTCCGGTGGGGACATCGGCACCCTGAAGAGAAGTGGGCTTGCCGGTCTGTACATGGAGAAGCTGCATTCGCTGAAGAATGTGTACAGGGGCTTGGAGTTTGAAGACGAGATGGTAGGTTTGTTCAACCACTGCATCTATGACCTGGACTCCAAGGCACCTTCCATTGATACGCCCTTGCATGCATTCCTGCCGTTCAGGCACATCGACCACCTGCATCCTGATGCGGCCATTGCGATTGCTGCTTCCAAGGACGGAGAGAAGATTACCCAAGAGCTTTTCGAAGGACAGATTGCGTGGGTGCCCTGGCAGCGCCCAGGATTTGACCTGGCCCTGCAATTGGAAAAAGCCCTGAACGACAATCCCGGTATCCGTGGCATCATGTTGGGCGGCCATGGACTGTTCACCTGGGGCGATACGGCCTATGAGTGCTATATCAACAGCCTTGAGATCATCGACAAGGCCTCTGAGTACCTGGAGGAGAACTATGGCAAGGACCGTCCGGTATTCGGTGGCCAAAAGCTGGAGTCCTTGGCCCCTGAACAGCGTAAAGAGCAGGCTTCCATTATCGCCCCCGTGCTAAGGGGACTGGCTTCCGGGTACAACAGAATGGTCGGCCATTTCACCGACGATGAGCGCGTACTCCAGTTTGCCAACAGCCATGACCTGGAAAAGCTGGCACCGCTGGGAACGAGCTGTCCCGACCACTTCCTGAGGACAAAGATCAGGCCTTTGGTACTGGATTTTCCTGCTGATATTGACCTGGGCAACGCAGAAGAGATCAAGGAAAAGCTGGACAGGGATTTCGAAGAGTACAGGGCGTACTATAAAAAATATTACGAGGACCATAAGCGGGACAACAGTCCGGCCATGCGAGACCCGAATCCCGTGGTGATCATTTGGCCAGGCGTGGGGATGTTCTCCTATGCCAAAAACAAGCAGACCGCACGTGTGGCCAGCGAATTTTACATCAACGCCATCAACGTAATGCGCGGGGCGGAAGCTGTTTCCGAGTATGTGGCCCTGCCGCTCCAGGAGGCTTTTGATATTGAGTACTGGTTGCTGGAAGAAGCAAAGCTCCAGCGTATGCCCAAGGAACAACCACTTTCCAGAAAAGTGGCATTGGTGACCGGTGGTGCAGGCGGTATCGGCAAGGCGATTGCCGACAAGCTGGCCGGTGAAGGTGCCTGCGTATTCATCACGGACATCAACCAGGACCGTCTGGACGAGGCTGTAGGGACTTATTCCAAAGATGTCGGTGGCGGTGCAGTGATGGACGTGACCAAGGGTGACGACATCGTAAAGGCCTATAAGGAAGCTGCCCTGAAGTTTGGTGGTGTGGACATCATCATCAACTGTGCCGGGCTGGCGATTTCCAAGCCGATCGAGCAGACCTCCGAGAAAGACTGGGACCTGCTACAGGATATTCTGGTAAAGGGACAGTTTGCCGTATCCAAGGCGGGAGTGGAAACCCTGAGGGCACAGAACCTTGGCGGTGACATTATCAATATAGCCAGTAAAAATGCCCTGGTATCCGGTCCCAACAATGTAGGTTATGGTACTGCCAAAGCCGCCCAGGTGCACATGAGCCGTCTTCTGGCCGCTGAGCTTGGCAAGGACAAGATCCGCGTAAACGTGGTGAACCCCGATGCCGTGATCGAAGGAAGCAAGATCTGGGAAGGCGAATGGGCAAAAGGAAGGGCCAAAGCCTATGGCATCACCGTGGAAGAGCTGCCGGCCTTCTATGCAAAAAGAACGATCCTGAACGAGATCATCGGTGTGGATGACATCGCCAATGGTGTCTTTGCCTTTGTGGGCGGTCACCTGAGCAAGTGTACAGGTAATATTCTGAATGTAGATGGCGGAGTGGCCGCTGCTTTTGTGAGATAA
- a CDS encoding FGGY-family carbohydrate kinase, translated as MTPIPVIAIFDIGKTNKKFFLFDGHSNEIKQEYNKIPLTADEDGFECDDLAALTDWIRSSVEGICRSPDYELKGINFSTYGASFVHIGEDGEPLTPLYNYLKEIPQEVLDGFYRRYPEEANNLETASPSLGMLNSGLQLYWLKKTRPELFAKIRHSLHFPQYLSYLFTGKAVSEPTSIGCHTRLWDFQKGQYHDWVKAEGIDRVLPEIVPTGQLYTAAICGRKVDVGVGIHDSSSALASYLVRVKEPFLLISTGTWSISLNPFTQDPLTREELHNDCLNFLSIDGNPVKASRFFMGYEFNYQMDRINRHFDKPDKYYKTVPADPAIIRQIKDGKVRNTFCPAHIAETPLVKSLYGGNEWEPGAFDSFEEAYHHLIWGLTLLQVASLKLARGNSAIHKVFVDDGFVHNEVFMELLGHYLPDCELVFSDFPLGSAYGAALVLEASEKKMV; from the coding sequence ATGACGCCAATACCGGTAATTGCCATATTTGATATAGGAAAGACCAACAAGAAGTTCTTTTTGTTTGATGGGCACAGCAATGAGATCAAGCAGGAGTACAACAAGATCCCGCTGACAGCGGACGAGGATGGTTTTGAATGTGATGACCTGGCAGCATTGACGGATTGGATAAGGTCCAGTGTTGAGGGCATCTGCCGGTCACCGGACTATGAGCTCAAGGGGATCAATTTTTCCACTTATGGCGCGTCGTTTGTCCATATTGGCGAGGATGGCGAGCCGCTGACACCACTTTATAATTACCTGAAGGAAATCCCCCAAGAGGTGCTTGACGGGTTTTACCGGCGCTATCCCGAGGAGGCCAACAACCTGGAGACCGCTTCCCCTTCATTGGGCATGCTGAATTCCGGGCTGCAGCTGTACTGGCTGAAGAAGACGAGACCGGAACTGTTTGCCAAGATCAGACACTCCCTGCACTTCCCCCAGTACCTGAGCTATCTGTTTACGGGCAAGGCGGTGAGCGAGCCCACTTCCATCGGCTGCCATACACGTCTCTGGGACTTCCAAAAAGGCCAGTACCATGATTGGGTGAAGGCGGAAGGCATCGACCGGGTGCTCCCTGAGATCGTACCGACGGGCCAATTGTACACGGCAGCGATCTGTGGCCGGAAAGTGGATGTCGGTGTAGGTATCCACGACAGTTCCTCGGCGCTTGCCTCTTATCTGGTGCGGGTAAAGGAACCGTTCCTGTTGATCTCCACCGGCACCTGGAGCATTTCCCTCAACCCGTTTACCCAAGATCCACTGACACGGGAAGAACTCCACAATGACTGCCTGAATTTCCTCAGTATCGATGGCAATCCGGTGAAGGCATCCCGCTTTTTTATGGGCTACGAGTTCAATTACCAGATGGACCGGATCAACAGGCATTTTGACAAGCCCGACAAATATTACAAGACGGTACCTGCCGACCCGGCAATCATCCGGCAAATCAAGGACGGAAAGGTCCGCAATACGTTTTGTCCGGCGCATATCGCGGAGACACCATTGGTGAAGTCCCTTTACGGCGGCAATGAGTGGGAGCCCGGGGCATTTGACAGTTTTGAAGAGGCCTACCACCATTTGATCTGGGGGCTGACGCTGCTGCAGGTAGCGTCGCTCAAATTGGCAAGGGGGAATTCCGCTATCCATAAGGTCTTTGTCGACGACGGCTTTGTCCACAATGAGGTGTTCATGGAACTGCTGGGACACTACCTTCCGGACTGCGAGCTGGTGTTTTCGGACTTCCCACTGGGATCGGCCTACGGCGCGGCCCTGGTACTGGAGGCCAGCGAGAAGAAGATGGTGTAG
- a CDS encoding TIM barrel protein — MRMDKQGINEMNDQALPDHREGLDHLNSVLGKKGIDVNALVGKLKEFQVAVPSWALGTGGTRFGRFPGGGEPGTLEDKIADVGLLHQLSQSAGAISLHIPWDIPKDVKAIKELAASHGLIFDAVNSNTFQDQPDQELSYKFGSLCHADRAVRKQAVDHNLEVIRYGDALGSKSLTVWLADGSSFPGQLNFKKAFRRTLESLQEIYAGMPSDWKMFVEYKPYEPNFYSTVIQDWGTSHMLADKLGDRAYSLVDLGHHLPNTNIEQIVATLMMEGKLGGFHFNDSKYGDDDVTVGSLKPYQLFLIFNELVDGMEDPTSDNPYPAWMIDASHNLKDPLEDLLQSLEAIKLAYAQALLVDRVALEEARENNDPSLAQEILQAAYRTDVRPLLAEARLQAGGALDPIGTYRRLNVRKELIAQRGEKVISTGL, encoded by the coding sequence ATGCGAATGGACAAGCAAGGAATAAATGAAATGAACGATCAGGCTCTCCCGGACCACCGGGAGGGTCTTGATCATTTGAATAGCGTACTGGGAAAGAAGGGCATCGATGTCAATGCCCTTGTGGGAAAGCTAAAGGAATTCCAGGTGGCCGTGCCCAGCTGGGCACTGGGCACCGGAGGCACACGTTTCGGGAGGTTTCCCGGAGGCGGTGAGCCGGGCACCCTGGAGGACAAGATTGCCGATGTGGGGCTGTTGCACCAGTTGAGCCAATCTGCGGGAGCGATCTCGCTGCACATTCCCTGGGATATCCCCAAGGATGTGAAGGCCATTAAGGAACTGGCCGCTTCGCACGGGCTGATCTTCGACGCGGTGAACTCCAATACCTTTCAGGACCAGCCTGACCAGGAGCTTTCCTATAAGTTCGGGTCGCTTTGCCATGCGGACAGGGCGGTCAGAAAACAGGCCGTGGACCATAACCTTGAAGTGATCAGGTATGGTGATGCCCTCGGCTCCAAGTCGCTGACCGTTTGGTTGGCGGACGGATCGTCATTCCCGGGACAGCTGAACTTCAAGAAGGCTTTCCGGCGTACCCTGGAATCGCTTCAGGAAATCTATGCGGGCATGCCTTCCGACTGGAAGATGTTTGTGGAATACAAGCCCTATGAGCCGAATTTCTACTCTACGGTGATCCAGGACTGGGGCACCTCCCATATGCTGGCCGATAAGTTGGGCGACCGTGCCTACAGCTTGGTGGACCTTGGCCACCACCTGCCCAATACCAATATCGAGCAGATCGTGGCGACGCTGATGATGGAGGGCAAGCTGGGCGGCTTCCACTTCAACGATTCCAAGTACGGCGATGATGACGTGACCGTTGGCTCGCTGAAGCCCTACCAGTTGTTTTTGATCTTCAACGAACTGGTGGACGGCATGGAAGACCCTACATCGGACAATCCCTATCCGGCCTGGATGATCGATGCCAGCCATAACCTGAAGGATCCGTTGGAGGACCTGCTGCAATCACTGGAAGCGATCAAACTGGCCTATGCACAGGCACTGTTGGTGGACCGTGTGGCACTGGAAGAGGCAAGGGAAAACAATGATCCTTCCCTGGCACAGGAAATCCTTCAGGCAGCCTACCGTACGGATGTCCGCCCACTGTTGGCGGAAGCCAGGTTACAGGCAGGAGGGGCACTGGATCCGATAGGTACTTATCGAAGGCTCAATGTCCGGAAGGAACTGATCGCCCAGCGTGGCGAGAAGGTGATCTCCACGGGACTGTAA